In Nicotiana tabacum cultivar K326 chromosome 10, ASM71507v2, whole genome shotgun sequence, the DNA window TGGGGGATTGGGGttggggtttggggggggggacaAAACAGGCAGGCACAGGCATGTGaattagagagagagaaagatgGTGAAGGGTAATGAAAAAGACATAGAATGTGAGTCTGACCCACCATTTTCATAGACAATCTAACCATATAGAATAAGACCCCCTATTGATTTTTCTAATCCTAATACTTCCATCTTTCCATGTGACATCGCTGTAAACGGTCCCTCTCTTGTCCTCTTCTCCATATCTTTTTCTCTTATGTATTTTAAGCGTTATTTAAGTTCCTTCTTCTGACATCTTCATAGCTTCTTTACCTATTCTCCATTTTTCTTAATGCAGATTCTCATGAGAGAACACATGGGCCCACCCTTCTTTTATTTCCGATAATCATGGCCTTCCAATTTTTTCTTATCTAAATTAAGGATCGACATACGCATTATTAAACTCCATTTACAACTCAGTTTCACAAAAATCCATTAGAAGTATCCATTACAGTTCCAAGTGTATAAAACTTTAGAACCCCTTTTTACACCAACCACCAAAGAATTAAACAAAGCAAAAAATGTTATCTTTGCATAATCAAGGGGCTATATAAAACAATTCACAAACGCCAGCTATAGGAAAATACAAAAGAACAGAACCTTAACCACCCTAAAAGCTTAAGCTTTATGCGAGGTTTATAAGCTATGTGTTGTTTCCttaacaataaaaaataacaaagtaAAAAGAGCAACCGGCAAACTCACCATAATTCTAGCCGCACTAAAAGGTTGTCAATAACAAATACTATATGAAAAAGGACATTGTCAAAGCAAGACAATGTTAATGTGATAAGAGTTAGCTACACTTTTTCACCAATAAAGAGAGAAGAAATAAATTGAAGAGACAAGTTGCACACTTTGTAATTAGGGCTTTGGCCATTACAAGAAAAACAAACTTTTGAATATACAATATTAACCATGCCTAGGATGAAAAAAAAGGGTGGGGTGGCAAGCACTATCACTCACTTACAAAAGCCTCACATTGTGAAATAaacagaaaaaatgaaaaaaaaaaaaaaaaagaggaaaaaataaacaaacaaggaTACTCCCTAAAAAACGCATCCATGCCATGTGTCATATAGTTTAGAATAATAAATTCAActttttttcttgctttttcattttctaattgaGAAGAATATTGTAGTATAAGGTTAAAGTTGGGGTATACCGAGTGTGTAGTGATTGTTTGTTGGTTTCTTTGTAGGAAATGAGGTGGTTTTCCACATTTTGACAGTTAGGAAAATCCAAACAACCACCTGCAAGAAGCATCATAGGTACGATAATGTCAGGAGACAAAATTAGTGAATAAAAGTAAAAACTTCACAGGCAGCTAATGAAAAACAGTATAACACTATTAGAGTAAAATGGACTTAAAGTAGAACTAATGTTCATCACGTGTAATACAGTCAGCTAATGAATAGTAATAAACCTAACAGCAAGACACTTATGATAAGATGAATCAACTAGCAAAACAGTGCATCAATGTCATTCATATCCAAAGACTGAACAATAAAAGTTGAGAATCATGCCCCCACTATGCGGCCAAAGAAAAATATCACAGCTCAGCCTGACCCATTGCAAGCATTAACATGTCTAGCGTGTTTcacaaaagaaaggagaaaaatgtACTTATTTAAGGTTGGACAGTTAAGATTTCTAattatagtccacctacttttactcAATGCAAATGACTTCATCTTGATAGTTGTCTACAATTTACTAGTCTAAAGAAAGTAGTATCATTTGGCTACTTTGACACCATGCTTTAGGCAATTAAGCCTGGGACTCATATCAAAATAGAACTCATCATCTCATGCTTGCTTTTAATAGTGTTTATACAAAATGATGACGTAAAAATGGAGTTTTTACAAAGTCATTACTTTCTTGAGTAAAAGAAGCTCAAAATACTCTCTTGTTTCTCTTTTGGAGGGGAAGTGATATCAAGACTATAATGAGTTGTGCCACCAAACAAATATGTAGAAAATATATGTTTCAATTTGATCTTCTGGTTTCCAAAGGATGTGTGCTTAAAAACAATGTAGGTAAATTAATCCAAGCTTATAGGCATGGCCATTTTTGTCTTGAGAAATGGAAAGCAAATTAAAGAAATACTATTACATTCAGCATGTCAGGTTGGGGTGGTGTTGACCGGTAGGACCCACTAACGCCAAAGAAGTTAAAGATGAATTAAACTTTCAGGTACAGCAGTTAATTAAAGATGTTAAACAGAAAAATTACCTTTTGTTGGCGGGGTTAGTTAGCTTTGCTAATTACTCCACGTCCTTGTGAAAATGCTCTTTAGCCTATTGCCTGAAAGTCTCTGAAAGGCCTTCTTAGCTCCGACCACCTCTGCCTCCGTCAGCTTCTGCAAATGTCCGTATGCTCCGGCCTCCACTAGTCTCTTCCGACAACCATGGCTCCCTCCCGCCATGATTGCCGCCACCACTGCCACCGGGAACTTCTTCGACACCACATCGTTTTTAGCATCCAACATTTGTACCAACCTCATCACACTCTTCTCATCCTTAACCAATTCCTTCCTATTGGATTTCACAGCCAACAGCGAAACCAAAGCATTCGTCGCCACCTCTTGCAGCCCATCTGGTTTAGCTGATTCCATTAGCTTCACCAATGACCCCATACACCCAGCAATAGCCCTCTTCTTCTCCTCACTTATAGATAAATTTGCAAGCAATGAAGCGGAAATATACTGTAACATTAAGCTACCGTGCTTTATAAGCTCAGCTAACTGAATCACAAACGTAGTATATGAACTAAGAACCCTCGACGTGGATTCAGAAGAAGATAACGAATGAATAGCCCGTAAAACATACTCTAACGTATCAGAATTCGACGATTCATGAAGCAAATGAAGCAATCTCTGCAACCCCTTTTCTTGAATTAACAAATCCCGGTAGTACTCACCAGAGGAAGCAAGAATTGCGACGCAATTCGCCGCCTTTTCTTGCGCTGACGCCTTGCCTGAAACCATTAACTGTAGAAGAACAGGAATTGCACCTTCTTCTGCTAACGCAATACGGACATCTTCATTTGTGGACACATTCTTGATTGCCCCAACAGCATGAATTTGAGCAGAAACAGACCCAGATTTACATAGGTCTAAAAGTATAGGGACACCACCATAAGCTGAGATAGCCCAAGCATTTTCAGGATCATTAGTAATACATTCAACAGCCAAAGCCGCTTTTTCCTTCATAGTAACAGAACCAGACTCAATAATTCTCAGTAAAGGACCTAAAGCACCTTCTTCAAACACGCATTTCCTCGCCTGTTCACTTAAAGAAACAAGCATTGATACTGCAACAACTGCCTGTTCACGTATAAAAGGATCAATATTAATGTCCAGTAAATTAATTAAATACCCAAAATGCCCTTCCTTTGCAACAATCCCAGCTGATTTCTCATCCTCTGAGAGGAGCTGAATCAACGATTCTAAAGCCTTTCTCTTAAACTCAACGCCGCCGATTTGGATTCTGGTGAATAGGTCTTTAATAAAAAGGACTAAATCGTCTTTTGTAGAGTTAACGGAAGGGTGAGAGAGGACTATAGCGGTGGACTGACGGAGTACGCCGGAACGGCAAAGGAGGTCAAGGTGATGGATCTGTTTTGAAAGCCAACCTGAAGCCATGTCAAGATCCGACTGCATTAATAGCTTACCCGGAGGTTTTTCCGGGTCGGAGCATTGCTCGCATAGAGTTTGTACACGGAGTACAGTGGAGAGAAGATTCGGGAGCAGCGTCGGAAGAAGCTCGTTTTCCGTCCAGTGAGGTGAATCGGAGATTTCGGATAAAAGAGACTTGACGGTAGCGAGTTTCGACCGGAGAACTTGCCAGCGGGCAGTGAAGGACTTGATGGAAAGAGAAAAGGGGAGGAGATGGGTGAGGAGGTGGTTTATTTGAGCAAGGGTTTCGGCCGTGGACGGCGGCTGTGACGGTGGTTCGCCGGTACAATGCATTTTTCTTATAAAAAACAAACCACGCAGTTCAATTAATTGAACCTAAGCATAAGAGCAGCAAAAAAGTTTGGGAAAATTAGCTGAGCTGAGAGAGTTATGGGGATGAGGAGAAATAGGGGAGAGTGATAAATTGCGTAGAGGGAAAGGTAAAGTGCAGAGAAGAGAGAGAGTGAGAATGGCGACTGACACGGAAAATAGTGAAATGAGAAAGAAACCGAAGCCTAATAAGTATGACTGTTTTGACTAATTGGGGAAAGATAATAATAATGTGATAAAACGAACGAAAACAGCGAGTAGAAAGAAAATCCCTAATTCGTTACCCGGTTCAGTTTGGTAGTTGGACGTGGACGGTGACAACTGACCAGGAACTAACGTGCTATTTGCCGCTCAAACAATTACTTGCTGACTATTACTAGTATCTTATTTAGATTTCAATTTTAGGATTAACAGAATACTTGATGGTGACTCTAATGTTTGAACAATGACTTTGCTGACTTTTTGTGGTATATAATTTCCCGTAACTCCTGTTTAATACCTAAATAATTGTTACTAGAATAAAGTCATGAACTATCCCTTTTTCTTATTCATATAGGAATTGATTTTTCGAAAACCAACAAGAACTAATTTTACCACGTTATAAGTGAATGAATACTTGTACTTAATATAACATACATTCACCTATTATTCTTATTtcctaaattttttaataaattaatagCTTTTGTTGGTATATAAGTCTCAAAAAATCTCGTCAAACAAGAGAAACGaattaaagagaaaaatcaatgcACAAGATGAAACAAAACAACTACCTTTATCAACTTAGTTCAAAAAGCAAAATACGAGCAAagtcatatttttttattttatatggaAGGAAATATAAAAAGGACTGTGAGAATTGAATTCAAACTTATACTATAAAAAGCTATTATCGGTataattatttgaccaaaaagtattaaCTTTGGTTAAAACGATCATACTTATATAATGATggattaaacctagttaatgataatatctCTAAATGAGGGTTTCGAAAAGACGGGTAACGTTAGACAGATCTAGTGGGGGTTGACAATAGCATTCGTTAAATATTTCAAAAGGTGTGACCAATAATGGAGAGATTAGcaataaatggcatttaagtaaataggataAAGTGGTTCACGCGATAAGGATGAACTAGATGATTGTTTCTCCTAACAATGACGAATGATAGATAAATCCTAGAACATTCTAAATATTCTCGGATGTGACGGAAAGGTTGGAATAATATGGACAAGAATCTTGATAAAAATGTATTATTTGTATCTTTCTCAGAGAGAACTTTTATTAGAGATCTGTTCTTATCAAATGAATGTTACATGCCCCTATTCattatcttttttcctttttatatgAGACAAACCATagtagtacaagtgcagagaatatccggAGATCGCCTAACTTTCATCCAAGGGCCAATATTAATTCCCTACCCCAAATAAAACCTAACTAAAACCTAATTCCTAAGCCAAGTTTCAGACACCTCCCCAAGAGAAAGGGCCGCACACCCCATCAGCTCCCATTGTTTTTTGATAAATCCTATCTCTTTCATTGAAGAGATAAAAAACAGCCGCCCATGCCTGTTGATTCACTTAAGAGCTTCGACGAGCTTCTGCCGGAATCCGACAATTGTGAAACCAACGAGCCTCTCCTCCCATAGCTCCATCATCTATCTTCTATGAAATCACCCGAAAATCAATCTTTGATAGCCGAAAAACATACATGAACCATCCATGTTTGTCGTCCAAATTGCAGAATTTTTCGGATCTCCGGAGTTATTAGTTTTTGTTACTGAGTCGGGTTTCTTAGAAGTTGTCGATTCGATTTTTCCATCGTGGATCCGTTTCTGTCGAGCTCTTGTCCAAGGTGTTTTTGGTCTAATACATGCTCAGATTCAAAGAAACTGTCTAAGGAGTTGAATCCTCGAGGTCCCTTTCCAATCTCCACTTTTAGAACTCTTGTATGTATTGGAGTTTCTTTAAGTAAATATATAAAATGGTGATACTACTGTTTTCATCCTCTTTAGCATAATGTTAACTGAGTTATTCACTGTGAGTGTCCTCTGTTTATAATCGAGTTTAATATGTATCTTGGCATGCCCTCGTTTTGTCcatatttcattctttttctctgGTTCATTGAGTAATTCTCGATATGATTTGTCTCTTTTGTGCTTATATGGCCATTTATTAagattttgttattttgttagaATATTATGTTAGTTTCATTCTTAAATTTGAATATGAAGCTGGTTGATGGATACAAATGATTAGATAATATCATAtaagtgttataaaataaagattgtaaagtaaagacaagtatagagagaaactgatatattattcgaattcaaactgatgtacataatgaactgaaatctcttctatttatagaagaaaggaagctgctgtgtaagttgctactataccagatatggataatcttctactgagagcaatttttatccataacggagtactgaaaggataagcttattatacccgatatggataatcttctatcgggggtaatgtttatccataccTGGTtcctgaaaggataagcttattatacccggtatggataatcttctaccgggggtaatgtttatccataattggGTACTgaaatgataagcttcttcaggaagcttattttcaatagagtactaaatagataaacatatttacggtggagtcacatatggataagcttcttcaggaaacttatttacaacggagtactaaatgaacatccataatataatatatttataacactccccctggatgttcattaaaagataatgtgcctcattaaaaccttactaggaaaaaccacgtgaaAAAAAATctcagtgaaggaaaaagagtacacatatgtAGTAAGACGCATtactaggtgcctcattaaaaaccttataaggaaaaccccatggaaaaaatcttagtaagggaaaaagagtgcatcgcgtattttactccccctgatgaaaaccttgtttcaaatatttgagtctccgcattccaatcttgtataccatcttctcaaaagttgaaattggcaaagatttagtgaataaatctgctggattatcacttgaacggatttgttgcacatcaatgtcatcaCTTTTCtaaagatcgtgtgtgtagaataattttggtgaaatgtgattcgttatatctccttttataaatcctcccttcaattgggctatgcatgcagcattgtcttcgtataaaattgtgggtcttttcttacattccaaaccacatttttctcgaataaaatgaattattgatctcaaccatacgcattccctacttgcttcatgaatagctattatctcagcgtgatttgaagaagtagcaacaatagattgttttgtggagcgccatgatatgatagtacctccatatgtaaatacgtagctggtttgagatcgagctttatggggatcagataaataacctgcatctgcataaccaacaaggtctgcactatctttgttagcataaaacaaacccatatcaagagttcccttttaaatatcgcaatatatgcttaatcccgttccaatgtctccgtatagaagaagaactatatcttgctagtaaattaacagaaaatgctatgtcaggccttgtagcattagcaagatacattagtgccaccaattgcactgagatagggtacttcgggaccaaggagttcctcgtcctcttctggaggtcgaaACAAATCCTTATTTACTTCAAGTGattgaacaaccattggtgtactcaatggatGCGCTTTGTCCATgcaaaagcgttttaagaccctttctgtataggcagattgatggataaagatctcgtctgctaaatgttcaatttgcagaccaagacaaagttttgtctttccaagatctttcatctcaaattctttcttaagatatttaattgccttttggagctcttctggagttccaacaagatttatgtcatcaacataaacagcaagtataacaaattctgatgccattttctttataaaaatacatggacaaataacatcatttatgtaaccttcttttagcaaatattcactaaggcgattataccacatgcgcccagattgctttaaaccgtacaaagatctttgtaatctggtTGAATACATTTCCTTagattttgcttcaggcattttaaatccttcagggattttcatataaatttcattatcaagtgaaccgtacagataagctgtaactacatccattagatgtatttcaaacttttcatgtagtgctaaactgatgagatatcgaaatgttatggcatccataacaggtgaatatgtttcatcaaaatcgactacAGGTCGTTGTGacaatccttgtgcaacaaggcgagctttgtatctttcaacttcatttttatcattcctttttcgcacaaaaacccatttatgaccaattGGTTTTATACcagtaggtgtttggactactggtccaaagacctctcttttagcaagtggcttcaattccgattgaactgcctcttgccattttggccaatcagatctttgtcgacattcttcgacagatcgaggttcaagatcctcactatcttgcataatattaagtgctacattatatgcaaaaatattatccaccaccatttcagatcgatttaaattagtctcatcaccgatcgaacttattaaaagttccttactcacatgagcttcgggttcattgatttcttcaggaatctcagaacttatcagattttgggtctcttcaggagatcccttcatagtatcgttttgatcatttgtcgattttctttttcaagtatttcaatccttagaacccaaaggcctaccacgcttcaggcgtgctttaggttcactatctctcatgctagtagatggtcctactgggacatcaattcggataggtacattctctgctgggatatgtgacttagttatccttttcaaatcagtaaatgcgtctggcatttgatttgttatattctgtaaatggatgatcttctggacctcctgattacatataggggtacggggatcaaagtgagataatgatgaaattttccacacaatttctcttttgatttcctttttctctcccccctaattgtggaaaatttgtttcatcaaaccgacaatctgcaaatggaacattaaataaatctcctgtcaatggttcaagatagcgaataatagagggtgattcaaacccaacatatattcatATCCTTCTTTGTGTcccatcttactacgttgtggtggtgctactggcacatatacagcacatccgaaaattcgtagatggacaatatttggt includes these proteins:
- the LOC107829082 gene encoding uncharacterized protein LOC107829082 — its product is MHCTGEPPSQPPSTAETLAQINHLLTHLLPFSLSIKSFTARWQVLRSKLATVKSLLSEISDSPHWTENELLPTLLPNLLSTVLRVQTLCEQCSDPEKPPGKLLMQSDLDMASGWLSKQIHHLDLLCRSGVLRQSTAIVLSHPSVNSTKDDLVLFIKDLFTRIQIGGVEFKRKALESLIQLLSEDEKSAGIVAKEGHFGYLINLLDINIDPFIREQAVVAVSMLVSLSEQARKCVFEEGALGPLLRIIESGSVTMKEKAALAVECITNDPENAWAISAYGGVPILLDLCKSGSVSAQIHAVGAIKNVSTNEDVRIALAEEGAIPVLLQLMVSGKASAQEKAANCVAILASSGEYYRDLLIQEKGLQRLLHLLHESSNSDTLEYVLRAIHSLSSSESTSRVLSSYTTFVIQLAELIKHGSLMLQYISASLLANLSISEEKKRAIAGCMGSLVKLMESAKPDGLQEVATNALVSLLAVKSNRKELVKDEKSVMRLVQMLDAKNDVVSKKFPVAVVAAIMAGGSHGCRKRLVEAGAYGHLQKLTEAEVVGAKKAFQRLSGNRLKSIFTRTWSN